The Streptomyces laurentii genome contains a region encoding:
- a CDS encoding oligopeptide binding protein (Bacterial extracellular solute-binding proteins, family 5 Middle; pfam00496;~The substrate-binding domain of an ABC-type nickel/oligopeptide-like import system contains the type 2 periplasmic binding fold; cl01709;~identified by MetaGeneAnnotator; putative;~oligopeptide binding protein [Streptomyces venezuelae ATCC10712]) codes for MRSTVRLRVLITCGVLVAAGVGGWQLLPSEEVRADPIIVGTTDEVTGLDPAGAYDVGSWAMYSNIYQSLLTFKPGIPTPVPDAAESCRFNGTGLTTYECTLRDDLTFSSGRKITGEDVRFSFERILAIKSDVGPSSLFPTLKSVVAQGQKVTFHLRSRDATFPLKLATGAGSIVDHSVYPATSLRKGNVVDGSGPYLLKEFQPGRVAKLEPNPNYRGAVTRAGHAVEVDYFKASDELAAAWKAGQVDVTHRQMPPDFLNKLGEERDDGTRITEAASAETRNLYFNVRSGSAMTKKAVRQAVAAIVDRPAIATGPYKGTVEPLYSVIPQGFLGHSTAFYDNNPEPDADKAARLLSNAGIPTPVSFTLGHRKDATSLAEAAELKKQLEDTGLFEVRTVPVVWTEFQKEYAKGAFDAYTVGWLPDFPDSDNFAGPLVGTGNTMHNGFSSATIDSLIAETQQYSDRQKAVADFKAVQSEVAKDVPLVPLWQKKDFVLSTEEVAGSQYLTDGTGIWRLWELGWI; via the coding sequence ATGCGGTCGACGGTCCGTCTGCGCGTATTGATCACTTGTGGAGTCCTGGTGGCCGCCGGGGTCGGAGGCTGGCAACTCCTGCCGTCCGAAGAGGTCAGGGCCGATCCGATCATCGTCGGCACGACCGACGAGGTCACCGGGCTGGACCCGGCCGGCGCCTACGACGTCGGCTCGTGGGCGATGTACAGCAACATCTACCAGTCGCTGCTGACCTTCAAGCCGGGCATCCCGACGCCGGTGCCGGACGCCGCCGAGTCCTGCCGGTTCAACGGCACCGGGCTCACCACGTACGAGTGCACACTCCGTGACGATCTCACCTTCTCCAGCGGCCGGAAGATCACCGGCGAGGACGTCCGCTTCTCCTTCGAGCGGATCCTCGCCATCAAGTCGGACGTCGGTCCCTCGTCGCTGTTCCCGACGCTGAAGAGCGTCGTCGCGCAGGGGCAGAAGGTCACGTTCCACCTCCGGAGCCGGGACGCCACCTTCCCGCTGAAGCTCGCCACCGGCGCCGGCTCGATCGTCGACCACAGCGTCTACCCGGCCACGTCCCTGCGCAAGGGCAACGTGGTGGACGGCTCCGGGCCGTACCTGCTCAAGGAGTTCCAGCCGGGCCGGGTGGCCAAGCTCGAACCCAACCCCAACTACCGGGGCGCCGTCACCCGGGCCGGCCACGCGGTCGAGGTGGACTACTTCAAGGCGTCCGACGAACTCGCCGCCGCCTGGAAGGCCGGGCAGGTCGACGTGACGCACCGGCAGATGCCGCCGGACTTCCTCAACAAGCTGGGCGAGGAGAGGGACGACGGCACGCGCATCACCGAGGCCGCCAGCGCCGAGACGCGCAACCTCTACTTCAACGTCCGCTCCGGCTCGGCCATGACGAAGAAGGCCGTCCGCCAGGCCGTCGCCGCGATCGTCGACCGCCCGGCCATCGCGACCGGCCCGTACAAGGGCACGGTCGAGCCGCTGTACTCGGTCATCCCGCAGGGCTTCCTCGGGCACAGCACCGCGTTCTACGACAACAACCCCGAGCCCGACGCCGACAAGGCCGCGCGGCTGCTGAGCAACGCCGGCATCCCCACCCCGGTGAGCTTCACCCTCGGCCACCGCAAGGACGCCACGTCGCTGGCCGAGGCCGCCGAGCTGAAGAAGCAGCTGGAGGACACCGGACTGTTCGAGGTCCGGACGGTGCCGGTGGTGTGGACGGAGTTCCAGAAGGAGTACGCGAAGGGCGCGTTCGACGCGTACACCGTCGGCTGGCTGCCCGACTTCCCCGACTCCGACAACTTCGCGGGCCCGCTCGTCGGCACCGGCAACACCATGCACAACGGCTTCTCCAGCGCGACCATCGACTCGCTCATCGCCGAGACCCAGCAGTACAGCGACCGCCAGAAGGCCGTCGCCGACTTCAAGGCCGTCCAGAGCGAGGTCGCGAAGGACGTGCCGCTGGTGCCGCTGTGGCAGAAGAAGGACTTCGTGCTGTCCACGGAGGAGGTCGCGGGCTCGCAGTACCTGACCGACGGCACCGGCATCTGGCGCCTGTGGGAACTCGGCTGGATCTGA
- a CDS encoding tetR family transcriptional regulator (identified by MetaGeneAnnotator; putative;~sequence version:1) — MDGTARRRLTSGGPATVAPTRDAGHRARPTRLGPVNDARAAKEEHPDAARDPKPAKAPKSEQTRALILETAMRLFQERGYDKTTMRAIAQEAGVSVGNAYYYFDSKASLITGFYDRMSHVHAALTKERLEGLKDFEQRLEIAVMTWVDCARPYHEFAGQFFGTAADPGSPLNPFSDESHPARAEAVQIFRDVLEGSQVGPKLDRELRELLPDLLWLFLMGVVLYWVFDQSEDAERTRAFARKVTPMVARAVSLSRFKVVRPLVRDAVDVMREFVVPKVRNTVAK; from the coding sequence GTGGACGGCACCGCCCGCCGGCGCCTGACGTCCGGCGGGCCGGCGACGGTCGCCCCCACGCGCGATGCGGGGCACCGGGCGCGGCCGACTAGGCTCGGCCCCGTGAACGACGCGAGGGCAGCGAAGGAAGAGCATCCGGACGCCGCGCGGGACCCCAAGCCCGCCAAGGCGCCGAAGAGCGAGCAGACCCGCGCACTGATCCTCGAAACGGCCATGCGCCTGTTCCAGGAGCGCGGCTACGACAAGACGACCATGCGGGCCATCGCCCAGGAGGCCGGGGTATCGGTGGGCAACGCCTACTACTACTTCGACTCGAAGGCTTCCCTGATCACCGGTTTCTACGACCGGATGTCACATGTGCACGCCGCCCTGACGAAGGAGCGTCTCGAAGGCCTCAAGGACTTCGAGCAGCGCCTTGAGATCGCCGTCATGACCTGGGTGGACTGCGCGCGTCCGTACCACGAGTTCGCGGGCCAGTTCTTCGGTACGGCGGCCGACCCGGGAAGCCCGTTGAACCCCTTCTCGGACGAGTCGCACCCCGCGCGCGCGGAGGCCGTCCAGATCTTCCGGGACGTGCTCGAAGGGTCCCAGGTGGGCCCGAAGCTGGACCGCGAACTGCGCGAGCTGCTGCCCGACCTCCTGTGGCTGTTCCTCATGGGCGTGGTCCTGTACTGGGTCTTCGACCAGTCGGAGGACGCGGAGCGTACGCGGGCCTTCGCCCGCAAGGTCACGCCCATGGTCGCCCGCGCCGTCAGCCTGTCCCGTTTCAAGGTCGTCCGGCCGCTGGTGCGGGACGCCGTCGACGTGATGCGCGAGTTCGTCGTTCCGAAGGTGCGGAACACCGTGGCCAAGTAG
- a CDS encoding integral membrane protein (identified by MetaGeneAnnotator; putative;~integral membrane protein [Streptomyces lividans TK24]): MDLTVITYAVYLLISIGLTVWVARTLSRNGRVFLSDVLHGNDKLADAVNHLLVVGFYLVNLGFVALYLREDDGVFDVRQMLEALSVKLGVVLLVLGVMHLGNFYVLNKIRRRGAVESGTIPPAAARPQAPRPWTAPPAGA; this comes from the coding sequence ATGGACCTCACCGTCATCACCTATGCCGTCTACCTGCTCATCAGCATCGGGCTCACCGTCTGGGTCGCCCGGACCCTCAGCCGCAACGGACGGGTCTTCCTCTCCGACGTCCTGCACGGCAACGACAAGCTCGCGGACGCCGTGAACCATCTGCTCGTCGTCGGCTTCTACCTCGTCAACCTCGGTTTCGTCGCCCTGTACCTGCGCGAGGACGACGGCGTGTTCGACGTCCGGCAGATGCTGGAGGCCCTCTCGGTCAAGCTCGGCGTCGTCCTGCTCGTGCTCGGCGTCATGCACCTCGGCAACTTCTACGTCCTCAACAAGATCCGCCGCCGGGGCGCGGTCGAGTCCGGCACGATCCCGCCGGCCGCCGCCCGGCCGCAGGCCCCCCGCCCGTGGACGGCACCGCCCGCCGGCGCCTGA
- a CDS encoding beta-ketoadipate enol-lactone hydrolase (Alpha/beta hydrolase family; pfam12697;~Beta-ketoadipate enol-lactone hydrolase [Streptomyces venezuelae ATCC10712];~Novel bacterial esterase that cleaves esters on halogenated cyclic compounds; cl17303;~catalytic site [active];~identified by MetaGeneAnnotator; putative), whose amino-acid sequence MTLAHDVAGDGPSTVLLLHSGVCDRRMWDGQFHALAEAGHRVVRCDLRGFGETPIDAAHVHADDLRDLLDHLGIERAAVVGSSFGGAVAVEFAVRHPGRVSALALLCAAAHDHEPGPELRDFLTREHALLVDGDIAGATALNVDLWLGPDADDAARDLVRRMQTRAFELMLPAPDEFAPADVEVTEKDLAALDVPVLVVTGDRDVPDFAAIGDRFARLFPDVRRVTLDWAGHLPALERPEETAGLLRDFLAA is encoded by the coding sequence ATGACACTTGCTCACGACGTGGCCGGCGACGGCCCCTCCACCGTTCTGCTGCTCCATTCCGGCGTCTGCGACCGGCGCATGTGGGACGGTCAGTTCCACGCCCTCGCCGAGGCCGGGCACCGGGTGGTGCGGTGCGACCTGCGGGGTTTCGGCGAGACGCCGATCGACGCGGCCCACGTCCACGCCGACGACCTGCGCGACCTGCTCGACCACCTCGGCATCGAGCGCGCCGCCGTCGTCGGCTCCTCCTTCGGCGGGGCCGTGGCGGTGGAGTTCGCCGTCCGCCATCCCGGCCGCGTCAGCGCCCTCGCACTGCTCTGCGCCGCCGCCCACGACCACGAACCCGGCCCCGAACTGCGGGACTTCCTCACCCGCGAGCACGCCCTGCTCGTCGACGGCGACATCGCGGGCGCCACCGCGCTCAACGTCGACCTCTGGCTCGGCCCGGACGCCGACGACGCCGCCCGTGACCTGGTCCGGCGGATGCAGACCCGCGCCTTCGAACTCATGCTGCCCGCGCCCGACGAGTTCGCCCCCGCCGACGTCGAGGTCACCGAGAAGGACCTCGCCGCCCTCGACGTCCCCGTCCTCGTCGTCACCGGCGACCGGGACGTGCCCGACTTCGCCGCGATCGGCGACCGCTTCGCCCGCCTCTTCCCCGACGTCCGCCGCGTCACCCTCGACTGGGCCGGCCACCTGCCCGCGCTGGAGCGACCGGAGGAGACGGCCGGGCTGCTCCGCGACTTCCTCGCCGCCTGA
- a CDS encoding permeases of the major facilitator superfamily (H+ Antiporter protein; TIGR00900;~Permeases of the major facilitator superfamily [Streptomyces venezuelae ATCC10712];~identified by MetaGeneAnnotator; putative), whose protein sequence is MSVTATRRPPVPHPLRTRSFRLFFAGRSLSLLGDAVIPAALALAVVQATGSAGALALVLACSMVPKLLLLPLGGVAGDRFNARGIALAMDLVRCGTQLVVGVQLLSGTPSLAVIAAVEVAGGAAGAFATPTTAPLVKGTAPAQSLQRANAAMAMAFSVSRVGGPALAGTLILTVGAGWAFVLDAASFAASAALLCAVRVKEVEKTAAKRPSVFDDLREGWQEVRTRDWYWSSLIGHSAWNGAAAVLMTLGPGMAMDRLGGEPVWVAFLQAGAIGLLIGSLAADRARPRRPVLAANLGLATYALPLLLLAGGAPVPVIIGAYAVAQAGLGFLSPVWETAVQRAVPEHALARVTSYDWLLSFAAMPVGYALAPLAASAWGPEVPLTAAAVTVAGCCVGAALMPGVRRFTSD, encoded by the coding sequence ATGTCCGTCACCGCGACTCGTCGCCCACCGGTTCCCCACCCCCTGCGCACCCGTTCCTTCCGGCTGTTCTTCGCCGGGCGTTCCCTGTCCCTCCTCGGCGACGCGGTCATCCCCGCCGCCCTCGCCCTCGCCGTCGTGCAGGCGACCGGCTCCGCCGGCGCGCTCGCGCTGGTCCTGGCCTGCTCGATGGTGCCCAAACTGCTTCTGCTGCCCCTGGGAGGTGTCGCCGGAGACCGTTTCAACGCCCGCGGCATCGCGCTGGCCATGGACCTGGTGCGCTGCGGCACCCAGCTCGTCGTCGGCGTCCAGCTGCTGAGCGGTACGCCCTCGCTCGCGGTGATAGCGGCCGTCGAGGTCGCCGGGGGCGCGGCCGGCGCCTTCGCCACGCCGACCACCGCGCCGCTGGTCAAGGGCACGGCCCCGGCCCAGTCCCTCCAACGGGCCAACGCGGCGATGGCGATGGCGTTCAGCGTGAGCCGGGTCGGCGGCCCGGCGCTCGCCGGGACGCTGATCCTCACCGTGGGAGCGGGCTGGGCCTTCGTCCTGGACGCGGCGAGCTTCGCCGCGAGCGCCGCGCTGCTGTGCGCCGTGCGCGTCAAGGAGGTGGAGAAGACGGCGGCGAAGCGGCCGTCGGTGTTCGACGATCTGCGGGAGGGGTGGCAGGAGGTCCGGACGCGTGACTGGTACTGGAGCAGCCTGATCGGGCACAGCGCGTGGAACGGCGCCGCCGCCGTCCTGATGACCCTCGGTCCGGGCATGGCGATGGACCGGCTGGGCGGCGAGCCGGTCTGGGTGGCGTTCCTCCAGGCGGGGGCGATCGGGCTGCTGATCGGCTCGCTGGCCGCCGACCGCGCTCGCCCCCGCCGTCCGGTCCTCGCGGCCAACCTCGGCCTCGCGACGTACGCGCTGCCGCTGCTGCTCCTGGCGGGCGGAGCGCCCGTGCCGGTGATCATCGGCGCGTACGCGGTGGCGCAGGCCGGGCTCGGCTTCCTCTCCCCGGTCTGGGAGACGGCGGTGCAGCGCGCGGTGCCGGAACACGCCCTGGCGCGGGTCACCTCGTACGACTGGCTGCTGTCGTTCGCGGCGATGCCCGTGGGCTACGCGCTGGCGCCGCTGGCCGCCTCCGCCTGGGGACCGGAAGTGCCGCTGACGGCCGCGGCGGTGACGGTGGCGGGCTGCTGCGTGGGAGCGGCCCTGATGCCGGGCGTCCGTCGCTTCACGAGCGACTAG
- a CDS encoding transcriptional regulator, marR family (MarR family; pfam01047;~Transcriptional regulator, MarR family [Streptomyces venezuelae ATCC10712];~Transcriptional regulators [Transcription]; COG1846;~identified by MetaGeneAnnotator; putative): MAPTEEPRDAGRDWTDDHVARWQPVLPELDPVVEGAVTRMKKLSVHFRRVREQSLVDFELERHEFDTLHKLAGRGGTAAPSELAQDLDLAPASVTGRLDALEKRGFVRRTPSTADRRRVVVELTATGRATWLGAMDVLGHEEERLLGVLSPKERVSLNDMLRRVMSAAEREAGAPDPWHG; this comes from the coding sequence ATGGCACCGACCGAGGAACCGCGCGACGCCGGGCGGGACTGGACCGACGACCACGTCGCCCGCTGGCAGCCCGTGCTGCCCGAACTCGATCCGGTCGTCGAGGGCGCGGTCACCCGGATGAAGAAGCTGTCCGTCCACTTCCGCCGGGTGCGCGAGCAGTCCCTCGTCGACTTCGAGCTGGAACGCCACGAGTTCGACACCCTCCACAAGCTCGCCGGCCGCGGCGGCACCGCCGCCCCCTCCGAACTCGCCCAGGACCTCGACCTCGCCCCCGCCTCGGTCACCGGCCGTCTCGACGCCCTGGAGAAGCGCGGCTTCGTCCGCCGCACCCCGTCCACCGCCGACCGCCGCCGCGTGGTCGTCGAACTCACCGCGACGGGCCGCGCGACCTGGCTCGGCGCGATGGACGTCCTCGGACACGAGGAGGAGCGCCTGCTCGGCGTCCTCAGCCCCAAGGAGCGCGTGAGCCTCAACGACATGCTCCGCCGTGTCATGAGCGCCGCCGAACGGGAGGCCGGCGCCCCCGACCCCTGGCACGGCTGA
- a CDS encoding hypothetical protein (identified by MetaGeneAnnotator; putative;~sequence version:1), which translates to MVSVTGRDGRWSGTAGEWRGPVEEDFAIGSVTKLFTSAVVLQLVGEGRLSLDDTVQEVLPDLLPEGYEPITLAQLLSHTSGLQQPSCVRPGTPVEVVQSAVSCGTPTTPGATVQYNGINYFIAGLVIEEVTGRPYAEELDRRVVRPLGLRHTRLPADDWAWAEGGLVSNAGDLRRFATALMRGGLLRPAERKLLFTTPPLADARFSYGGLMTVRLDNGVVVWGKTGTNHGYTSGVFATPGLDRVVVYSTLPTGKDVDEEVKRVKGIAEAAFSGA; encoded by the coding sequence ATGGTCTCGGTGACGGGGCGGGACGGGCGGTGGAGCGGGACGGCCGGGGAGTGGCGCGGGCCGGTCGAGGAGGACTTCGCGATAGGCAGCGTCACCAAGCTGTTCACCTCCGCCGTCGTGCTCCAGCTCGTCGGCGAGGGACGGCTGTCGCTCGACGACACCGTCCAGGAGGTGCTGCCGGACCTGCTGCCCGAGGGGTACGAGCCGATCACCCTGGCCCAGTTGCTGAGCCACACCAGCGGGCTGCAGCAGCCCTCCTGCGTCCGGCCCGGCACCCCGGTGGAGGTCGTGCAGTCGGCGGTCTCCTGCGGGACGCCGACGACCCCCGGGGCCACCGTCCAGTACAACGGCATCAACTACTTCATCGCCGGGCTCGTCATCGAGGAGGTGACCGGCCGGCCGTACGCGGAGGAGCTGGACCGCCGCGTGGTGCGGCCGCTCGGGCTGCGGCACACCCGGCTGCCGGCCGACGACTGGGCCTGGGCGGAGGGCGGGCTGGTGTCCAATGCCGGCGATCTGCGGCGCTTCGCGACCGCGCTGATGCGGGGCGGGCTGCTGCGCCCGGCCGAGCGGAAGCTGCTGTTCACGACACCGCCCCTGGCCGACGCGCGCTTCAGTTACGGCGGGCTGATGACGGTCCGGCTCGACAATGGCGTGGTCGTGTGGGGCAAGACGGGCACCAACCACGGCTATACGAGCGGGGTGTTCGCGACGCCCGGCCTGGACCGGGTCGTCGTGTACTCCACGCTGCCGACCGGCAAGGACGTCGACGAGGAGGTCAAACGGGTGAAGGGCATAGCCGAGGCCGCCTTCAGCGGGGCCTGA
- a CDS encoding hypothetical protein (identified by MetaGeneAnnotator; putative;~sequence version:1), translating into MTLPIAKSSSTGPRHSPAVPLHRPSRPVTETIAPRTWASGSPAKALRNASGSTRPCPSATTVEEAGEGEATGAAVAGTAAPAMASAANATAPVGTVQRAVRERDFVQEFVMVQGSRAPAGGTIRDDPGRPPARP; encoded by the coding sequence GTGACGCTGCCTATCGCGAAGTCCTCCTCGACCGGCCCGCGCCACTCCCCGGCCGTCCCGCTCCACCGCCCGTCCCGCCCCGTCACCGAGACCATCGCGCCGCGTACGTGGGCGTCGGGCAGCCCGGCCAAGGCCCTGCGTAACGCTTCCGGATCCACCCGCCCGTGCCCAAGCGCCACCACCGTCGAAGAGGCGGGGGAGGGGGAGGCGACGGGTGCCGCGGTCGCGGGCACCGCCGCACCCGCCATGGCCAGCGCGGCCAACGCCACCGCCCCCGTCGGCACCGTCCAACGAGCCGTGCGTGAGCGTGACTTCGTCCAGGAATTCGTCATGGTTCAAGGCTCCCGCGCGCCCGCCGGCGGGACCATCCGGGACGACCCTGGCCGACCCCCGGCCCGCCCCTGA
- a CDS encoding succinate dehydrogenase iron-sulfur protein (2Fe-2S iron-sulfur cluster binding domain. Iron-sulfur proteins play an important role in electron transfer processes and in various enzymatic reactions. The family includes plant and algal ferredoxins, which act as electron carriers in photosynthesis...; cl00159;~identified by MetaGeneAnnotator; putative;~succinate dehydrogenase iron-sulfur protein [Amycolatopsis mediterranei U32];~succinate dehydrogenase iron-sulfur subunit; Reviewed; PRK05950) yields MATPVLDKVEKEAAASHNITVTFRVRRFNPEISDAAVWEDFQIELDPKERVLDGLHKIKWDLDGTLTFRRSCAHGICGSDAMRINGKNRLACKTLIKDLNPEKPITVEPIKGLTVLKDLVVDMEPFFQAYRDVMPFLITKGNEPTRERLQSAEDRERFDDTTKCILCAACTSSCPVFWNDGQYFGPAAIVNAHRFIFDSRDEAGEQRLEILNDKDGVWRCRTTFNCTDACPRGIEVTKAIQEVKRALITRRF; encoded by the coding sequence ATGGCTACCCCCGTACTGGACAAGGTGGAGAAGGAAGCCGCCGCGTCCCACAACATCACGGTCACCTTCCGCGTCCGCCGCTTCAACCCCGAGATCTCGGACGCGGCGGTCTGGGAGGACTTCCAGATCGAGCTGGACCCGAAGGAGCGCGTGCTCGACGGTCTCCACAAGATCAAGTGGGACCTGGACGGCACGCTCACCTTCCGCCGCTCCTGCGCGCACGGCATCTGCGGCTCGGACGCGATGCGGATCAACGGCAAGAACAGGCTCGCCTGCAAGACGCTGATCAAGGACCTCAACCCCGAGAAGCCGATCACCGTCGAGCCCATCAAGGGCCTCACGGTGCTCAAGGACCTCGTGGTCGACATGGAGCCGTTCTTCCAGGCGTACCGCGACGTCATGCCGTTCCTCATCACCAAGGGGAACGAGCCGACCCGCGAGCGCCTGCAGTCCGCCGAGGACCGCGAGCGCTTCGACGACACCACCAAGTGCATCCTGTGCGCCGCGTGCACGTCGTCCTGCCCGGTCTTCTGGAACGACGGCCAGTACTTCGGTCCGGCCGCGATCGTCAACGCGCACCGCTTCATCTTCGACTCGCGTGACGAGGCGGGCGAGCAGCGCCTGGAGATCCTGAACGACAAGGACGGCGTGTGGCGCTGCCGCACGACGTTCAACTGCACGGACGCCTGCCCGCGTGGCATCGAGGTCACGAAGGCGATCCAGGAAGTCAAGCGCGCGCTGATCACCCGCCGCTTCTGA
- a CDS encoding succinate dehydrogenase flavoprotein subunit (Fumarate reductase flavoprotein C-term; pfam02910;~Rossmann-fold NAD(P)(+)-binding proteins; cl09931;~identified by MetaGeneAnnotator; putative;~succinate dehydrogenase flavoprotein subunit [Amycolatopsis mediterranei U32];~succinate dehydrogenase flavoprotein subunit; Reviewed; PRK08205), producing the protein MKFHKYDTVIVGAGGAGMRAAIEATKRSRTAVLTKLYPTRSHTGAAQGGMAAALANVEEDNWEWHTFDTIKGGDYLVDQDAAEILAKEAIDAVLDLEKMGLPFNRTPKGEIDQRRFGGHSRNHGEAPVRRACYAADRTGHMILQTLYQNCVKEGVEFFNEFYVLDQLITEVDGVKKSAGVVAYELATGEIHVFQAKSVVYASGGTGKFFKVTSNAHTLTGDGQAACYRRGLPLEDMEFFQFHPTGIWRMGILLTEGARGEGGILRNKDGERFMEKYAPVMKDLASRDVVSRSIYTEIREGRGCGPEGDHVYLDLTHLPPEQLDAKLPDITEFARTYLGIEPYTDPIPIQPTAHYAMGGIPTNVEGEVLSDNTTVVPGLYAAGEVACVSVHGANRLGTNSLLDINVFGRRAGIAAAEYSHKADYVELPENPEAQVVAQIENLRNSTGTERVAELRRELQETMDANVMVFRTEQTIKAAVEKVAELRKRYKNVSIQDKGKRFNTDLLEAIELGNLLELAEVMAVSALARKESRGGHYREDYPTRDDVNFMRHTMAYREVGEDGSETVRLDYKPVVQTRYQPMERKY; encoded by the coding sequence ATGAAGTTCCACAAGTACGACACCGTCATCGTCGGCGCCGGCGGCGCCGGCATGCGCGCCGCCATCGAGGCGACGAAGCGCAGCCGCACCGCCGTGCTGACGAAGCTCTACCCCACCCGCTCCCACACGGGCGCCGCGCAGGGCGGCATGGCCGCCGCGCTGGCCAACGTGGAGGAGGACAACTGGGAGTGGCACACCTTCGACACGATCAAGGGTGGTGACTACCTGGTCGACCAGGACGCCGCCGAGATCCTCGCGAAGGAGGCCATCGACGCCGTTCTCGACCTCGAGAAGATGGGTCTGCCGTTCAACCGGACCCCCAAGGGCGAGATCGACCAGCGTCGCTTCGGCGGCCACAGCCGCAACCACGGCGAGGCCCCGGTCCGCCGCGCGTGCTACGCCGCCGACCGCACCGGTCACATGATCCTCCAGACGCTGTACCAGAACTGCGTCAAGGAGGGCGTGGAGTTCTTCAACGAGTTCTACGTCCTGGACCAGCTGATCACCGAGGTCGACGGCGTCAAGAAGTCCGCGGGTGTCGTCGCCTACGAGCTGGCCACCGGCGAGATCCACGTCTTCCAGGCGAAGTCCGTGGTCTACGCGTCCGGCGGCACCGGCAAGTTCTTCAAGGTGACGTCCAACGCGCACACCCTCACCGGTGACGGCCAGGCCGCCTGCTACCGCCGCGGTCTGCCGCTGGAGGACATGGAGTTCTTCCAGTTCCACCCGACGGGCATCTGGCGCATGGGCATCCTGCTCACGGAGGGCGCCCGCGGTGAGGGCGGCATCCTCCGCAACAAGGACGGCGAGCGCTTCATGGAGAAGTACGCGCCGGTCATGAAGGACCTCGCGTCCCGTGACGTCGTCTCCCGCTCCATCTACACGGAGATCCGCGAGGGCCGCGGCTGCGGTCCCGAGGGCGACCACGTCTACCTGGACCTGACGCACCTCCCGCCGGAGCAGCTGGACGCCAAGCTCCCGGACATCACCGAGTTCGCCCGTACGTACCTCGGCATCGAGCCGTACACGGACCCGATCCCGATCCAGCCCACCGCGCACTACGCCATGGGCGGCATCCCGACCAACGTCGAGGGTGAGGTCCTGTCGGACAACACCACCGTCGTCCCGGGTCTGTACGCGGCCGGCGAGGTCGCCTGCGTGTCGGTGCACGGCGCCAACCGCCTCGGCACCAACTCGCTGCTCGACATCAACGTCTTCGGCCGTCGCGCGGGCATCGCCGCCGCCGAGTACTCCCACAAGGCCGACTACGTCGAGCTGCCGGAGAACCCGGAGGCCCAGGTCGTCGCGCAGATCGAGAACCTGCGCAACTCCACCGGCACCGAGCGGGTCGCCGAGCTGCGCCGCGAGCTGCAGGAGACGATGGACGCCAACGTGATGGTGTTCCGTACGGAGCAGACCATCAAGGCGGCCGTCGAGAAGGTCGCGGAGCTGCGCAAGCGCTACAAGAACGTGTCCATCCAGGACAAGGGCAAGCGCTTCAACACCGACCTCCTGGAGGCCATCGAGCTGGGCAACCTGCTCGAACTGGCCGAGGTCATGGCCGTCTCGGCCCTGGCGCGCAAGGAGTCCCGCGGCGGTCACTACCGCGAGGACTACCCGACGCGCGACGACGTCAACTTCATGCGCCACACCATGGCGTACCGCGAGGTCGGCGAGGACGGCTCCGAGACCGTTCGTCTCGACTACAAGCCGGTCGTCCAGACCCGCTACCAGCCGATGGAGCGTAAGTACTGA